In one window of Gossypium arboreum isolate Shixiya-1 chromosome 4, ASM2569848v2, whole genome shotgun sequence DNA:
- the LOC108459236 gene encoding putative glycine-rich cell wall structural protein 1, with protein MGSSKVIGAAFLALLLVDLAFAARLGKGGGEGGGGGGGGGGGGGSGSGSGSGYGSGSGSGHGSGGGIGSGGGGGGGSGGGGGGGNGSGSGYGSGSGYGSGSGYGSGGGRGRGGGGGGGSGGGGGGGGGHGGGSGYGSGSGSGYGSGSGGGSGGGRGGGGGGGSGGGGGGGGGEGNGSGYGSGSGYGSGYGNGGG; from the coding sequence ATGGGAAGTTCAAAGGTTATTGGTGCTGCATTCCTGGCTTTGCTCCTTGTAGATTTAGCTTTTGCTGCTAGGTTAGGAAAGGGAGGTGGTGAGGGTGGGGGTGGGGGTGGGGGAGGCGGAGGTGGCGGCGGCTCTGGATCAGGCAGTGGCTCTGGGTATGGGTCAGGATCTGGATCAGGGCATGGGTCTGGTGGTGGGATAGGAAGTGGTGGAGGAGGTGGTGGTGGCAGCGGAGGTGGTGGAGGCGGTGGCAACGGAAGTGGGTCGGGATATGGGTCTGGATCTGGATATGGAAGTGGGTCTGGATATGGAAGTGGAGGTGGTAGAGGTAGAGGTGGAGGAGGAGGTGGTGGCAGTGGAGGTGGTGGTGGCGGAGGTGGTGGTCATGGAGGAGGGTCAGGATATGGATCCGGGTCTGGGTCCGGATACGGAAGTGGGAGTGGGGGTGGAAGTGGAGGTGGTAGAGGTGGAGGAGGAGGTGGTGGCAGTGGTGGTGGAGGAGGCGGAGGTGGAGGTGAAGGCAATGGTTCGGGCTATGGAAGTGGTTCTGGGTATGGTTCAGGGTATGGTAACGGTGGAGGATGA